A window of Mercenaria mercenaria strain notata chromosome 16, MADL_Memer_1, whole genome shotgun sequence contains these coding sequences:
- the LOC123540896 gene encoding transmembrane protein 205-like — protein MGLKVATATQVNRQQSVCVPRTSCSKLGRYFSLLTVVVLIVSITAGSSNATGNRSTNIVFLHLLSFAAHFGVQCWVTFVAGFAMFFSLPRIMFGHLQSRMFPLYFTLTLVLSCVTLLTYVVQHPYPTMTSSEAKQLMGMCICVISTFVNSFYLATEIVNAMINVFEIEKSSGVAYVVGYCDRTELKKDPKYCEHYKRFRLVHSISGVANVVTLICNIMYLYHLASISVNLHLNHLNNAYCI, from the exons ATGGGATTAAAAGTAGCGACTGCAACTCAAGTAAACAGACAGCAGAGCGTGTGTGTTCCTCGGACGTCATG TTCAAAGCTTGGGCGTTATTTTTCCTTGTTGACGGTTGTGGTTTTGATTGTATCTATCACTGCTGGATCTAGTAACGCAACTGGAAACAGATCTACAAACATCGTATTTCTACATCTACTCAGTTTTGCTGCACATTTTGGAGTACAATGCTGGGTAACATTTGTGGCAG GTTTCGCGATGTTCTTCAGTCTGCCAAGGATCATGTTCGGGCACCTACAAAGTAGAATGTTCCCACTTTACTTTACATTAACATTGGTTTTGTCATGTGTTACATTGTTAACATATGTTGTACAACATCCATATCCGACAATGACGTCATCAGAAGCAAAGCAG CTAATGGGAATGTGCATATGTGTTATATCAACATTCGTCAACAGTTTTTACCTGGCAACTGAAATCGTCAACGCAATGATTAACGTTTTTGAGATAGAAAAATCATCCGGAGTAGCATATGTCGTAGGATACTGTGACAGAACTGAATTGAAGAAAGATCCTAAGTACTGTGAACATTATAAACGATTTAGATTGGTTCACAGTATATCAGGGGTTGCTAATGTTGTCACTCTAATTTGTAACATAATGTATTTATACCACCTGGCTAGTATTAGCGTTAATCTACATTTGAATCATTTGAATAATGCCTATTGTATATGA
- the LOC128549226 gene encoding monocarboxylate transporter 12-B-like: protein MFYVCPLIALGHTLVMKLQTLKIWMIAACIVHGFGFGILIAMTPVVIYDLVGHEKFLQALSQLLLVIGIANLLCNFVGGSIRDVYGTYDLAYELGVAAALLAALGFLVMACVTKKHHRKEDLLQQHYFKTTPYNSIN from the exons atgttttacgtTTGTCCTTTGATAGCCCTAGGTCATACCCTCGTAATGAAACTGCAAACTCTCAAAATCTGGATGATTGCTGCCTGCATTGTACATGGTTTCGGATTTGGAATTCTTATCGCAATGACACCTGTTGTTATTTACGACTTAGTGGGACATGAAAAGTTTCTGCAAGCTTTGTCTCAGCTTCTCCTGGTTATTGGAATTGCAAACTTACTGTGCAATTTTGTAGGAG GTAGCATACGAGATGTATATGGAACATATGATTTGGCTTATGAGCTGGGTGTAGCAGCAGCACTTCTGGCGGCCCTCGGTTTCTTGGTCATGGCTTGTGTCACAAAGAAACACCACAGAAAGGAAGATCTTTTACAGCAACACTATTTTAAAACCACCCCATACAACTCTATAAATTGA
- the LOC123541138 gene encoding monocarboxylate transporter 2-like translates to MTEYVRTRRRGLVTFVCSVQYFISSGLIYGFSVMYADLINVFSTSRLNSALIQGTFNLIAIGGGVLWTLPIKRFGIGMCMVAGSLLGCLGFVTSSFARNFQTIIVCTGVITGTGVSIGSLAPFVVVGMIYNEDPGFQLALLAVSGSLGQMTVPMVYEAFLTYYHWSGAFVLLASIALHGVPCGLLIYYSRNLPVSKDDKDASYSGEVSGKELLSPVMWLYIVIIVILFGTGKLKDIYDRKTPVINLQ, encoded by the exons ATGACGGAATACGTACGTACAAGGCGAAGGGGCCTAGTCACATTTGTTTGTTCcgttcaatattttatttcatcggGATTAATATACGGATTTAGTGTTATGTATGCGGATCTTATAAATGTTTTCAGCACTTCCAGATTGAACAGCGCTTTGATTCAAGGAACATTCAATCTTATTGCTATCGGAGGAG GAGTTTTATGGACATTACCAATAAAGAGATTCGGAATAGGCATGTGCATGGTTGCGGGCTCTCTTTTGGGATGTTTGGGTTTCGTCACCAGCTCATTTGCACGAAATTTTCAAACTATTATCGTTTGCACTGGAGTAATAACTG GTACTGGTGTATCAATAGGATCTCTAGCCCCGTTTGTAGTCGTGGGCATGATATATAATGAAGACCCGGGATTTCAGTTAGCGTTACTAGCAGTTTCGGGCAGCTTGGGGCAGATGACAGTACCTATGGTTTATGAAGCATTTCTTACTTACTATCACTGGTCCGGGGCCTTTGTTCTTCTTGCAAGTATTGCTCTACATGGTGTTCCTTGTGGGCTTCTTATCTATTATTCAAGAAACCTACCTGTCAGTAAAGACGATAAAGATGCTAGCTATTCTGGTGAAGTTAGTGGCAAAGAGCTGTTGAGCCCAGTGATGTGGTTATATATCGTTATCATTGTGATATTATTTGGGACAGGTAAGCTTAAagatatatatgataggaaaacacCGGTAATAAACCTTCAATAA